The DNA sequence GAGAAGGACGAGCATATTCCTCAAATCATGGGTCCTATTGACTTTTTTGACTGTAGCCATCATGACTTTGATGTATATCGGCCACGCAATCATCAGTGTGAACTCGATCGAAGATACCTACAACAAAATGCTGCAGGAGAAAATCATCGCGTACAAGGATACGATTATGAGCGAACCTGAAGCTTATCTCACGCAAACGGATGCTGCGCAGTCTTTGGATCCGGAATTGTCCTACTACATTAAAATGGGCGATCAGAGCCGTTTTGTCGTACAAAATCCGGATCTGAAAGGGCAGTCCGAATTGCTTCTGGAGAATATTTTGGCGGATGATCAAGTTCTGGATGCAATCGACAGCAACGCGGATGATTTCAGCAGGATCACCATTGCAGACGAGGAAAATAATCCTTTGCTCTTGATGGTTTTCGTTCACTCTTTTGAATTGCAGGGACAACCCGGAATGCTCGTCATCGGTTACGATTTGGATGAATTTCAGGCGTATGATCTGAACGCAAAAAGCATCACGTTGTTGTTGTTGACCGTCTATCTTATGGGGACGATCATCTATTATCAGCATCTTATCAGGAATGTTGCTGAACCGTTGGAGGTTATGACGGATATCGCCTTCAAATACTCACGGAATGATTTCTCCAAGAGGATCACGTTCGAATCCTACGACGAGATATCCGGATTGGGTACCGCCATGAATAAGCTGGGAAAGACCCTCCAAGCCACGACGCTGATGAACAGGGAAGAGCGTGAACTGTTGAATCATCTGTTTGACTCCTTGCCGACAGGGATCCTTTATTTTGACCAAAACTTTCACTTGAAATTAGTCAACGGACCGGGCCAAGAGTTTTTGGATTTTTGGCGAAGGGTGGATCCGGATGCGGAAGCTAGGGCGATACCGCATCAGTTCAAGGAAATGGTCGAGCACGCCTTCAACACAACAGCCGGGACAGAAGCGGACCTCAGTTGGTCTCAGCGGCACTATAATGTAAAAGTGACCCCGGTCATCCAGACAGATCTGCAAAAAACTGCCGGCGTCCTGATTGTGCTGCAGGACGTAACGAATGAACGGCAGTTGGATATTATCCGCGGTGATTTCATCACGAATGTCTCCCATGATTTGAGGACGCCGTTGCAGATGATCAAAGGCTACAGCGAAGCCATCATCGACAATATCGCTGAAAGCAATGACGAGAAAATTGAAATGGCCCAAATCATTTTGGATGAAACGACCGAGATGAACAAAATGGTGAACAACCTTCTGGATCTGTCGCGCATGCAAGCGGGCTACATTGACTTGAATCGGCAACCTGTCGATCTCGCGGCTTTCTTCGACCATTTGACAGGCAGGTTCGAGAACAGTTTCAAAGAGGCGGCCATCCAATTCACTTATGAACTGGCCGATGGCATCAAAACCTATCCCTTCGACGAAGAGAAAATGAATCAGGTGTTTTACAATCTGATCGACAATGCGGTACGTTATTCGGCCGAAATCGGCACACGCAGGCAAAAATTCATCCATATCACCGTCCGTTTGGATGATATGTTGGATAAGGTTGTCTTTGAAATCAGCGATAACGGCATCGGAATCCAGGCGGAAAGTTTGCCGTTCATTTTCGAGCGTTTCTACAAAAACGATAAATCGCGGACATACTCGAAACAAAAAGGGACCGGCATCGGACTTTCTATCGTGAAGACAATCGTGGAAGCGCACGACGGGGAAATTGAAGTCCACAGCGAACCGGGTGTAGGGACGACTTTCTTGGTCCGTTTGCCATTGCATGCGGCTTGAGCAAACCGATCGGAAGATAGCCTTAAAATCATTATCTCGAAATCGTGATAAAATACTTGACAAGCATTCGTGCATCGCTTATAGTCTGTATATAACAAAAATATAAATAAGATTCGTCTTCAGGGCAGGGTGAAATTCCCGACCGGTGGTGAAAGTCCACGACCTCGCAATGTTTCATTGCGGGCTGAACTGGTGTAATTCCAGTACCGACAGTACAGTCTGGATGGAAGAAGATGGGGTTTCTTTGGATTGCAATTTCAAAGGCTCTGTTTTTATGTATCCATTTGAGGATGATAAAAATAGGGTCTTTTTGGATTTGGAGAAACCCATCTCTGAGACAGTCAACAGGGAGGATTCATTAACATGCAACAAAACAAAACAAAAAGATTGGTCGGTATTTCACTATTTGGGGCATTGGCATTTGTGCTGATGTTCATCGCTTTCCCGGTAATTCCAGCATTTTCGTATCTGAAGATCGACTTCAGCGATTTACCGATTCTGCTTTCATTTTTCCTGTACGGTCCGGCCGGAGGAATCATCTCCGCTGTCATCCGATCCGTTTTGCACTACCTTCAAACAGGCGGGGATATGGGCTATCCAATCGGGGACTTCGCAAGTCTGTTGGCGACGCTCTCTTACACTTTGCCAGTCTACTACCTATTGAACAAAGCTAAAACAAAAACAGCCGTCATTTTGGCGCTGTTGACGGGCACTTTGGTTTTGACGGTTGTCTTATCGGTAGCCAATTGGTTCATCATCACCCCGTTATACATGTACTTATTGAATTTTGAAATGGGTTCCGTCAAAGAGTTGGTATTGGCTGGCATAGTGCCTTTCAATATCATCAAAGGTCTTGTCGTCAGTGCGGTCATCCTCTTGGTGATGCCGAAGTTGAAACCTTGGCTGGCGCATAATAAAGTTCCATTTGCTCAGTAATAATTTGCGGTTCCTGAATTGATCTTTTCAAAAACGAGAGGCTGCACCCGAATCAGTGATGATTGCGGGTGCAGCCTCTTTTGGATTGTGCCTGAGCAAAAGCAGGTTCACAATCACTGGTCTGCTGGAGGGAATGGCCGATCGGAACGCAAGATGGCACCGGTTGGGCATTTACGGTAGGCATACAAAAAGGCATCAAAGCGTTCGGCAGGTATTGGCACGTTTCCCGCATTCAAATCCATCTTGGTGAAAGCTATCCCTTCGGAAGTGTAATCAAAGAGATCCGGTGAAATTATTTGGCAAAGTCCACAAGCGATGCAGCTATCCTGGTTTACTTTGGTATAATACATAACAGAAGTACCTTCTTTACAAAAATTTGGTGGTGATATAATGAAAGATCTGACTTATATAGAGTATCTTTTTTTGGATTGCATTTCAACCGGGCGCCCCATCAAGGAAGCGACTCTTTTCTATATACTGATCGGCAAACGGACCGTGTCCACTATGCTGCAGTGCCGCCAATATGATCTGGAAGCCTATTTCGCTGTCATGCCTGGCATGAAACCGAAAGTGTTGAAAAAAGGACTCGATCGTTTGGTTTCGGATGGCCTGGTCACCGGCAGTGATGGCGAAGGCCATCTTCTCACAGAAGCGGGAAGCAGAACCAAAGCTGCTTTCTCCAGCAAGCATGCGCGTTTCTCCTTGGCAAACCAAATGGAATATGCCCTCGTCCAGGGCGTTTTGCGTCGTCGATTGCTGTTTCTGATCCAAATCCTTTCCGAAATGCTGCATAAAAATAAACAGTACTATCCCATTGAAAGGGAGGCGAAAGAACAGATTTGGATGAAGCGCTTATTGGCGCAGCATTCCGGAAATAAAGCGTCTTTTGCGCGCAGTTACGGAAAAGAATGGCATACGTACCTTTCGCGGCTGCCTGAACGGGATGCAGGGCTCTTTGCGCTTCAATTTGAAGGCAATGACCATTTAAGGAAAACAACCGGGCAAATGGCTGGGCTGCTCTCTTTGGAGGAAGCCGAAGTGAGGGTACTGCTGCGCCAAATTTGGCTGAGCTTGTTTGATGCATTAGAAAACGAACCGGAAAAGTTTCCGGTCCTTTCTTCGGTCATGCGCATGACGATAAATGAAAATGGCTTGGCTTCCGCAAGCGCTGAAACGACGATGCGGTATTTCACGCAAGGACATGACCTAAACGAAATCATTTCGATGCGAGGGTTGAAACAGAGCACGATCCAAGATCACTTCGCCGAAATCGCACTGATTTATCCCGAATTCCCGACTGAAAAATTCATGGATCAGGAAAAATTGCAGTATCTGCAACAGCTCGTGGAACAAAAGGCGCGTGTCGATTACAGGGAAATCCAAAAAGCATTTCCCGAAATCAACTTTTTTGAGTCCCGTTTGATACAAATAAGAAGCGAGGTTGCTGTTAAACATGGATGAAGAACAATTGAAATCAGAACTTCAGAAATACTTCGGCTACCCGGCATTCAAGGAGGGCCAATTGGAGCCTATCCGATCCGTTTTGGCGGGCAAACACACGCTGGCCACTTTACCGACGGGGACCGGAAAATCACTGATATACCAGTTGAGCGGTTACCTTTTGAAGGGGATCGTTGTTATCGTTTCGCCCCTTTTGTCTTTGATGGAAGACCAGGTGGCTCAACTGAAATATATGGGTGAAAAAAGGACGGCCTCATTGAACAGCATGCTTCAGTTCGAAGAAAGGCAGAGGCTGTTAAGCAACCTGAATCAAATCAAGTTTTTGTTCCTTTCTCCCGAAATGCTTCAGAATCAAGTTGTAATGAACAAACTCAAGCAGACACCGCTTGCTTTGTTTGTGGTCGATGAAGCGCATTGCATTTCCCAATGGGGCTTGGATTTCCGTTCTGATTATCTTTTTCTGGGGGCCGCAAGGAAAGAACTTGGCAATCCATTGACGTTGGCGCTCACCGCAACCGCGACGCCGGCTGTGATGGCTGACATCATCGGATCCTTGCATATCGATGGAAACGACTTGAACGTATTTGAAGGCGCGGTCGACCGTACCAATATTTATTACAAGGTCGCAGCAGTGCCTCCAGAGGCGAAAAATGAGTACCTCCTTGAGCTTTTGGGGAAATATCCACACCCGGGCATCATTTACTTCTCCAGTAAGGCACAAGCTGATGCGGTCGCTTTCATGATCCGCAAAAAAACAGACTTGCGCGCGGAAGCCTATCATGCCGACCGGACAAATGAAGACAGGATTACGATCCAGCATCAATTCCTTCGGGATGAGTTGGACGTCATTTGCGCCACAAGCGCATTCGGGATGGGGATCAATAAACCGAACATCCGCTATGTGATCCATTACCATATGCCGAATTCGCTTGAGGAATACGTGCAGGAAATCGGGAGAGCGGGGCGGGACGGCCAACAAAGCACGGCAGTCCTGTTGTATTCGGAAACAGACTTCAACTTTAAGGTGAAGATGCTGCAAAGCGATTTTCCGAATGATTACGCGATTGAGAGTGCCGTCAAGAACAAGGCGATCAATCCCGATTATGGGAGTCCGACCGAGCAAACGTTGCTGCTGCATATCCTGCGGCAGCGGCTCACAAAAGAGGAAGCGAAGCATTTCATCTCGACCCGCCACGATCTCAAGAGAAACCTGCTGAAGAGCATGAAGGGATTCGCCGAAACCAATGATTGCAAACGTGAGTACATCTCCGCTTATTTCGGGAAAAGCTGTCTCGTCAAACCTGCCTATTGCTGTGATAGCTGCGGGAACAAGGACCCGCTTTCGGAAGGGAACCGCGATGCAAGGAATGCGGTTCCAATGGAAGGGCCGCCGCATTGGGAAAAAATCCTGTCCGACCTTTTTCTTTTATAAAATTTAACCCAAAATTTGCGGAAATGTGCTACAATTAGCATGAATCACTTATAGGAGGAACCCGAATGGATAAAAAGAATCGCAATCGCAATAATGGAGAGCCTTGGTCACGTAAGTTCGGCGAAGATGAAAATCTGAAGAGCCGGCAGTACTCACGATCGGCCAGAAATACAAAAAATAAAGAAGTAGCACCTCTATTAAAAGTATTGCTGTTTCTCTTTTTGGCTATTCTGATCATTCCTTTTGCAACCATCTATTTTAATAAACAGAATCAAAATACTCCCGCACCAAAAAGTGCTGAACAAGTGATGATCAATAAAAGAGTGGCCAGTTCCAGTGTCGAGAGCAGTGAAAAAGCGTCTTCCGAAGAGGCCGAATCATCCAGCGAAGTCGCTGAGAGCGTCACGGAACCGGCGATTGTGGAAGTCCCAAGCTCAAGCGCTGCGCCTGCAGTGGTCGAAACGCCGGCTCAAACAGTTGAGGAACCGGAACCGGCAACCGGGGAATACAGTAATTCCTACACGATCAAAGCGGGTGACACCTGTACAGGATCGCTTTGAACCATGGGATGACATTGGATGAATTGATGCAGGCTAATGGCTTGGTCAGCACAGAAGCACAAATCGGTATGGTATTGAACGTTAAATAACGAAAGCCGTCCGACAAGGCGGCTTTTTCAATGAAATCGTATAAATGAAGTCGGAGGTTTATTGTGAAAAAAATGAATATTGCCATCGATGGTCCAGCATCGGCAGGAAAAAGCACCATCGCGAAAAAAGTTGCGGAAAAATTGGGATACATCTATCTGGACACAGGTGCGATGTATCGCACGTTGACTTACGCGGCTTTATCCACCGGAGGCGATCTCCATGATGAAGAGGCATTGAATAAGTTGCTGCAAGGAATCAAGATAACCTTTTCGACTGCCGAAAACGAAATGCAACGTGTTTTCCTGAATGACGAGGACGTGACCGAATTGATCAGGTCTGAGGAAGTGACCCAAAACGTCTCCTTGGTTGCATCGTTCGCGAAAGTGCGTCAAGAGATGGTTGCCCGCCAGAAAAGCATCGCACGGTCAGGCGGCGTCGTAATGGATGGACGGGATATCGGGACTGTTGTATTGCCTGATGCAGACGTCAAGATTTTCATGACGGCGACTGCCGAAGAAAGAGCGCTGCGACGCTACAAAGAAAACATAGCGAAGGGTATGACCGCTTCCTTGGAAGAACTGACGGAAGACATGAAGCGCCGCGACCATTTGGACAGCACCCGGACGATTTCACCGTTGAAAAAAGCGGATGATGCCATCGTTTTGGACTCTACACAGATGGAAATCGACGAAGTGGTGCAGAAGATTCTCGGCATTATCGAAGCGAGCCTAAACCCCTTACAAACATTGGATTAACAATACTAGACGATTTTAAGCAAAAATGTTAGAATGATTATATGCAGTATTACGCTTTCAAAAATATAGAGTCAAGGATTAACTTCCCAGTCGAAAGGTGAGGGAGTTAAGAGACCTAGCCAATCGGTTGCCGCAGACTTTTAGGAGGAATAGTTACATGTCAGATTACATTGAAAACCCAGAGTTAAATGAAGAAGAGTCCAATAACGTAGAACAGACTATGCAAGATGTGTTGGATGAAGCATTATCCATTGAGGTGGGCGATACTGTCAAGGGGGAAGTTTTAAGCATCCAAGATAGACAAGCCATCGTAGGAATCATTGGGGGCGGCGTTGAAGGAGTCATTCCTTACAACGAATTATCTGCAAAACCATTCGATGAAGTTACAGAAATCCTAAACGTAGGTGACGTTGTGGATCTGGTTGTCATAAAACAAATCAAAGACAAAGAAAATGGAAGCTTTTTACTTTCGAAGCGTCGCGTTGATGCTAAAATCGTTTGGAAAGAGATCCAAGATAAATTCGAAAACAACGAAATCATCGAAGCGCCAGTCAAGGACGTCGTCAAAGGCGGATTGGTCGTTGATGTCGGCGTGAGAGGAT is a window from the uncultured Trichococcus sp. genome containing:
- the cmk gene encoding (d)CMP kinase — translated: MVKKMNIAIDGPASAGKSTIAKKVAEKLGYIYLDTGAMYRTLTYAALSTGGDLHDEEALNKLLQGIKITFSTAENEMQRVFLNDEDVTELIRSEEVTQNVSLVASFAKVRQEMVARQKSIARSGGVVMDGRDIGTVVLPDADVKIFMTATAEERALRRYKENIAKGMTASLEELTEDMKRRDHLDSTRTISPLKKADDAIVLDSTQMEIDEVVQKILGIIEASLNPLQTLD
- a CDS encoding helix-turn-helix domain-containing protein encodes the protein MKDLTYIEYLFLDCISTGRPIKEATLFYILIGKRTVSTMLQCRQYDLEAYFAVMPGMKPKVLKKGLDRLVSDGLVTGSDGEGHLLTEAGSRTKAAFSSKHARFSLANQMEYALVQGVLRRRLLFLIQILSEMLHKNKQYYPIEREAKEQIWMKRLLAQHSGNKASFARSYGKEWHTYLSRLPERDAGLFALQFEGNDHLRKTTGQMAGLLSLEEAEVRVLLRQIWLSLFDALENEPEKFPVLSSVMRMTINENGLASASAETTMRYFTQGHDLNEIISMRGLKQSTIQDHFAEIALIYPEFPTEKFMDQEKLQYLQQLVEQKARVDYREIQKAFPEINFFESRLIQIRSEVAVKHG
- a CDS encoding ECF transporter S component, with the translated sequence MQQNKTKRLVGISLFGALAFVLMFIAFPVIPAFSYLKIDFSDLPILLSFFLYGPAGGIISAVIRSVLHYLQTGGDMGYPIGDFASLLATLSYTLPVYYLLNKAKTKTAVILALLTGTLVLTVVLSVANWFIITPLYMYLLNFEMGSVKELVLAGIVPFNIIKGLVVSAVILLVMPKLKPWLAHNKVPFAQ
- a CDS encoding RecQ family ATP-dependent DNA helicase gives rise to the protein MDEEQLKSELQKYFGYPAFKEGQLEPIRSVLAGKHTLATLPTGTGKSLIYQLSGYLLKGIVVIVSPLLSLMEDQVAQLKYMGEKRTASLNSMLQFEERQRLLSNLNQIKFLFLSPEMLQNQVVMNKLKQTPLALFVVDEAHCISQWGLDFRSDYLFLGAARKELGNPLTLALTATATPAVMADIIGSLHIDGNDLNVFEGAVDRTNIYYKVAAVPPEAKNEYLLELLGKYPHPGIIYFSSKAQADAVAFMIRKKTDLRAEAYHADRTNEDRITIQHQFLRDELDVICATSAFGMGINKPNIRYVIHYHMPNSLEEYVQEIGRAGRDGQQSTAVLLYSETDFNFKVKMLQSDFPNDYAIESAVKNKAINPDYGSPTEQTLLLHILRQRLTKEEAKHFISTRHDLKRNLLKSMKGFAETNDCKREYISAYFGKSCLVKPAYCCDSCGNKDPLSEGNRDARNAVPMEGPPHWEKILSDLFLL
- a CDS encoding ATP-binding protein produces the protein MRRTSIFLKSWVLLTFLTVAIMTLMYIGHAIISVNSIEDTYNKMLQEKIIAYKDTIMSEPEAYLTQTDAAQSLDPELSYYIKMGDQSRFVVQNPDLKGQSELLLENILADDQVLDAIDSNADDFSRITIADEENNPLLLMVFVHSFELQGQPGMLVIGYDLDEFQAYDLNAKSITLLLLTVYLMGTIIYYQHLIRNVAEPLEVMTDIAFKYSRNDFSKRITFESYDEISGLGTAMNKLGKTLQATTLMNREERELLNHLFDSLPTGILYFDQNFHLKLVNGPGQEFLDFWRRVDPDAEARAIPHQFKEMVEHAFNTTAGTEADLSWSQRHYNVKVTPVIQTDLQKTAGVLIVLQDVTNERQLDIIRGDFITNVSHDLRTPLQMIKGYSEAIIDNIAESNDEKIEMAQIILDETTEMNKMVNNLLDLSRMQAGYIDLNRQPVDLAAFFDHLTGRFENSFKEAAIQFTYELADGIKTYPFDEEKMNQVFYNLIDNAVRYSAEIGTRRQKFIHITVRLDDMLDKVVFEISDNGIGIQAESLPFIFERFYKNDKSRTYSKQKGTGIGLSIVKTIVEAHDGEIEVHSEPGVGTTFLVRLPLHAA
- a CDS encoding ferredoxin produces the protein MYYTKVNQDSCIACGLCQIISPDLFDYTSEGIAFTKMDLNAGNVPIPAERFDAFLYAYRKCPTGAILRSDRPFPPADQ